A section of the Schistosoma haematobium chromosome ZW, whole genome shotgun sequence genome encodes:
- a CDS encoding hypothetical protein (EggNog:ENOG410W2S2~COG:T), whose translation MPFRRHAYDFMLDDGLDTRIPVYSDEVFKQGIHFCAKFVGGMDIPRPQNRLEIVSSMRRIRYEFKEKGIKKQKVLIKISADGVFIYLRKKPKFGIRWPVSRTFISSSQNPGNRVFSEILTTDTTSVKDSNGVTGDYDAISATGSGLLGLGLRDTSMLDCIHQSNLLLYHPIYRIFYVSHDSQDLKIFSYIARDSRTSVFRCNVFKAYKKLQAMRIVRTVGQAFDVCHRIALQKQGQQLETTESNNNDNNIDENGESDQEKIEKSDKKITNTTVNNIDNNKLDDSNKSTKHNGDLNKHKAKSKHKLKQHKTGKREKSNNLKNDPNSTSQTRKLEKHRDKKNTHDSTTNDDGDDNGDDIEKVNKEDEIKKSHKYHKTKDLLDDLNKTDNTLVDIEPVGLISESIELIDIDHDINKSLNNCIQSKNSQQEKSCHKSKSTIHQQKSYRKKHTSKFSSGSETESSPCVHSHSRENSETSKSSRQTATSNSSVNSRILSDHSISHASSLSSVCSKEKIQVRNRHEHHKHHKRPTSSHKSTKLKTSITTRDLVWMLQTGEDRNEKTDLFTKELLSLFTGNTASTSLLLEQGRRMHQSRSLDTNVARDLLNESSLQSPNNLSNTLLTDSALPETLSTDQKSIGTVFSEMTNINSLCQYQSNKPILPNSSVDTSLHQHCIKQLVRQNWDLRTWLNQMSDRLERLELLTSNKMEHNNPIINQSTNTNNINNNNVNISMDQSRLFSTVNDKFISDRRLLPNSASFSVQSGNKSITDQNVLTSLSFSGWNHSVNPNNETNYKPLSNSNPFRMPRSISALTGTIDEMNTIKPQFNTPYSTYLTNKPNIPSSFNENCKILNSNNFHIASKETTNLEDDGFLQLANRKEVSELQDKFKTLKHSWSMKGGSNLSIQDQIFGIAGLPRSVSAVNSPLEAMACETTVSSSQLMNQTCSQNNCFQTINLNTNCAQTQQQNSKGIEHQTKDAISVTNERNGTSSLVKLLPQPPKRINSATTQLDHKMNNHEHTSTELTLGIGELTDHNITNELSKLRSIEQTSDLNELGNFKKATTYLPTDSR comes from the exons TTTGGAATTCGTTGGCCAGTATCACGAACATTTATTtcatcttcacaaaaccccggTAATCGAGTATTCAGTGAAATTTTAACTACTGACACAACATCAGTTAAAGATTCAAATGGTGTAACTGGAGATTATGATGCAATTTCAGCTACTGGTAGTGGATTACTTGGCTTAGGATTAAGAGATACATCTATGCTTGATTGTATACATCAATCAAATCTTTTGCTATATCACCCGATATACAG AATCTTCTATGTATCACACGACTCACAAGATTTGAAGATATTCAGCTATATAGCGAGAGACAGTAGGACAAGCGTTTTTAGATGCAATGTATTTAAAGCTTACAAAAAA TTACAAGCTATGCGAATAGTCAGAACAGTTGGTCAAGCATTTGATGTATGTCATCGAATTGCTCTACAAAAACAAGGCCAACAACTAGAAACAACCGAaagcaataataatgataataatattgatgaaaACGGTGAATCTGATCAAGAGAAAATAGAAAAATCTGACAAAAAAATAACTAATACTACTGTGaacaatattgataataataaattagatgattcaaataaatcaacaaaacaTAATGgtgatttaaacaaacataaaGCAAAATCAAAACATAAACTTAAGCAACATAAAACAGGTAAACGAGAAAAATcgaataatttgaaaaatgatCCTAATTCTACATCACAAACACGTAAATTAGAAAAACATAGAGATAAGAAAAATACTCATGATTCTACTACAAacgatgatggtgatgataatgGGGATGATATTGAAAAAGTAAACAAAGAAGATGAAATCAAGAAATCACATAAATATCATAAAACAAAAGATCTTTTAgatgatttaaacaaaactgATAATACGTTGGTTGATATAGAACCAGTAGGACTGATTAGTGAATCTATTGAACTGATCGATATTGATCatgatataaataaatctttaaaTAATTGTATACAAAGCAAAAATAGCCAACAAGAAAAATCTTGTCATAAGTCTAAATCTACTATACATCAACAAAAATCATACAGGAAAAAGCATACATCCAAATTTTCAAGTGGTTCAGAAACTGAATCATCTCCATGTGTTCATAGTCATTCAAGAGAGAATTCAGAAACTTCAAAATCTTCTAGACAAACAGCAACATCAAATTCATCTGTTAACAGTCGTATATTATCAGATCATTCTATATCACATGCTAGTTCACTTAGTTCAGTATGTTCTAAAGAAAAAATACAAGTTCGTAATAGACATGAACATCATAAACATCATAAACGACCTACTAGTTCACATAAAAGTACTAAGTTAAAGACAAGTATCACAACTCGTGATTTGGTATGGATGTTGCAAACTGGTGAGGACAGAAATGAGAAAACAGATTTATTCACAAaagaattattatcattatttaccgGAAATACTGCTTCAACGTCATTATTGTTAGAACAAGGAAGGAGAATGCATCAAAGTAGATCATTAGATACAAATGTTGCCAGAGATTTGCTCAACGAAA GTTCTTTACAAAGTCCAAATAATTTATCGAACACTCTATTAACTGACAGTGCCTTGCCAGAAACATTATCCACTGACCAAAAATCAATTGGTACAGTATTCTCTGAAATGACAAATATTAACAGCCTTTGTCAATATCAGTCAAATAAACCAATACTTCCTAATTCTTCTGTGGATACCAGCTTACATCAA CATTGCATTAAGCAACTTGTCCGTCAAAATTGGGATTTACGTACATGGTTAAATCAAATGTCTGATCGTTTAGAACGTTTAGAATTATTAACATCTAATAAAATGGAACATAATAATCCAATTATTAATCAATCAACAAATacaaacaatattaataataataatgtaaatatatCAATGGATCAAAGTAGATTATTTTCTACTGTAAATGATAAA tttatttCAGATCGTCGATTATTACCTAATTCAGCATCATTCAGTGTACAGTCTGGTAATAAATCAATAACCGATCAAAATGTCCTTACTTCATTATCATTTTCTGGATGGAATCATTCAGTCAATCcaaataatgaaacaaattaTAAACCTTTAAGCAATTCTAATCCATTTCGAATGCCTCGATCAATTTCAGCTTTAACAGGAACCATAGATGAAATGAATACAATAAAACCTCAATTTAATACACCTTATTCAACATACTTAACAAATAAACCAAATATTCCATcttcatttaatgaaaattgTAAAATTTTAAATTCCAATAATTTCCATATTGCTTCTAAAGAGACAACTAATTTAGAAGATGATGGATTTCTACAATTAGCCAACAGAAAAGAG GTATCTGAGTTGCAAGATAAATTCAAAACATTAAAACATTCTTGGTCAATGAAAGGAGGCAGTAATCTTAGTATTCAAGATCAAATATTTGGTATAGCAGGTTTGCCGCGTTCAGTCAGCGCAGTAAATAGTCCATTAGAAGCTATGGCTTGTGAAACGACAGTTTCTAGTAGTCAGTTGATGAATCAAACTTGTTcacaaaataattgttttcaaacaATAAATTTGAATACGAACTGCGCacaaacacaacaacaaaactCCAAAGGAATTGAACATCAAACCAAAGATGCCATTTCAGTCACAAATGAAAGAAATGGCACTTCATCCCTTGTTAAATTATTACCACAACCTCCAAAACGTATAAACAGTGCGACAACACAACTAgatcataaaatgaataatcatgAACATACATCTACTGAACTAACTTTAGGAATTGGTGAATTAACAGatcacaacataaccaatgaACTTTCTAAATTAAGAAGCATAGAACAAACCAGTGATTTGAATGAATTAGGAAATTTCAAAAAAGCCACCACGTATTTACCAACTGACTCGAGGTGA